A stretch of the Candidatus Jettenia sp. AMX2 genome encodes the following:
- a CDS encoding cytochrome b N-terminal domain-containing protein has translation MKDKPKNRLKTRREKRFFGMLREFVSQSAIWKSVFRHGFADTPKNRMLKVISNVFLHLHPAKVKRHAPQFKFTWCMGGISFFLFLVLTVTGVLLMFYYRPTVHNAYWDVKDLEYQVPFGAILRNLHRWAAHLMVITVWFHMYRVFATGSYKPPREFNWCVGVVLLVLTLLLSFTGYLLTWDQLGFWAVTVGTNMASSTPLIGHEGPFGEQLGMTPYNDIRFALLGGSLVGDNALLRAYVWHCIGLPLIISIFMIVHFWRIRKDGGISGPL, from the coding sequence ATGAAGGATAAACCAAAAAACAGACTAAAAACAAGAAGAGAAAAGAGGTTTTTTGGTATGCTCCGGGAGTTTGTTTCTCAGTCAGCAATCTGGAAATCTGTATTCAGACATGGTTTCGCAGATACGCCGAAGAACAGGATGCTGAAGGTTATTTCCAATGTCTTTCTGCATCTGCATCCGGCAAAAGTAAAGAGGCACGCTCCTCAATTCAAATTTACCTGGTGCATGGGAGGTATTAGCTTTTTTTTATTCCTGGTGCTTACGGTAACCGGTGTATTGCTGATGTTTTATTATCGCCCTACGGTACACAATGCATACTGGGATGTTAAAGACCTGGAATATCAGGTACCATTTGGGGCTATCTTAAGAAATCTTCATCGCTGGGCTGCGCATTTAATGGTTATAACCGTGTGGTTTCATATGTACCGTGTGTTTGCTACGGGTTCTTACAAGCCTCCAAGGGAATTCAACTGGTGTGTAGGTGTTGTTTTGCTCGTACTCACACTCCTGTTAAGTTTTACGGGCTATTTACTAACATGGGATCAGTTAGGATTCTGGGCTGTCACGGTAGGGACGAATATGGCAAGTTCTACGCCGCTAATAGGACATGAAGGACCTTTTGGAGAACAACTCGGAATGACACCTTATAACGACATACGTTTTGCACTGCTCGGTGGTTCACTGGTAGGTGACAATGCATTGTTAAGGGCATACGTATGGCATTGTATAGGACTACCGCTTATTATTAGTATATTTATGATAGTACA
- a CDS encoding Rieske 2Fe-2S domain-containing protein, which produces MLEVTKKHNDLITRRKILYFTGWGFIGVFLTTIITSTIRFFFPRTIFEPPTRYKIGNPSQYKAGVSERFKKQYRIWIVREPDKIYVIEAKCTHLGCTPNWLASEGKFKCPCHGSGFTPEGINIEGPAPRPLERFKITLADDGQMIVDQGTRYRGERSEWDKPGAFLKV; this is translated from the coding sequence ATGTTAGAAGTAACAAAAAAACATAACGATTTGATAACCCGCCGTAAAATTCTGTATTTTACCGGTTGGGGGTTTATAGGCGTATTTTTAACCACAATAATAACTTCGACAATCAGATTTTTCTTTCCAAGAACCATATTCGAACCTCCCACACGATATAAAATAGGCAATCCTTCACAGTATAAAGCAGGTGTTAGCGAACGTTTTAAGAAGCAATACAGGATATGGATTGTCCGGGAACCTGATAAAATATATGTTATTGAAGCAAAGTGTACCCATTTGGGCTGTACTCCAAACTGGCTCGCCTCCGAAGGAAAATTCAAGTGTCCATGTCATGGCAGCGGTTTTACACCAGAAGGTATTAATATAGAAGGACCCGCACCAAGGCCGCTGGAACGGTTTAAAATTACGCTGGCAGATGATGGTCAAATGATTGTTGATCAGGGGACTCGTTACAGAGGGGAACGGAGCGAGTGGGATAAACCAGGTGCTTTTTTAAAGGTGTAA
- the thiE gene encoding thiamine phosphate synthase, which translates to MSLLKDKEDLDIIKRFSEVKLYVIISSSLTKKPALETLEEVIHGGADAVQLREKTMPDYQFLTLAKEFKKITSRSNTLFIVNDRAEIAKKVDADGLHIGQSDITICNARKIIGHAKIVGVSTHSIAQARKAQKEGADYIGAGPVFYTATKDYEPPAGLDYIKEVRKEITIPFVAIGGINLHNLPDVLNAGVSCIAVCSAIICSDTIIQTTRTFKKIALSVNPLIQWQDNNKKPGNKGVFT; encoded by the coding sequence ATGTCTCTATTGAAAGACAAAGAAGACCTGGATATTATAAAAAGGTTTTCAGAGGTAAAATTATACGTTATTATAAGTTCAAGCCTTACGAAAAAACCCGCATTGGAAACCCTGGAGGAGGTCATTCATGGTGGCGCAGATGCTGTGCAACTTCGTGAGAAAACAATGCCGGATTACCAGTTCCTTACGCTTGCGAAGGAATTCAAAAAGATAACCTCACGGTCAAATACCCTCTTCATCGTAAATGACCGCGCAGAAATTGCAAAAAAAGTGGACGCTGATGGACTACATATCGGGCAATCGGATATAACGATCTGCAATGCACGCAAGATTATTGGTCATGCTAAAATAGTAGGGGTTTCCACCCATTCGATAGCTCAGGCACGGAAGGCACAAAAGGAAGGCGCTGATTATATCGGTGCCGGGCCTGTTTTTTACACCGCTACAAAAGATTATGAACCTCCGGCAGGCCTGGATTATATAAAAGAAGTAAGGAAGGAGATTACAATCCCATTCGTCGCCATAGGGGGGATTAACCTTCACAATCTCCCGGATGTACTCAATGCCGGTGTTTCATGCATTGCGGTCTGCTCCGCAATAATTTGCAGTGATACTATTATACAAACAACACGTACGTTTAAGAAAATAGCATTGTCAGTCAATCCCTTAATCCAATGGCAGGACAATAATAAAAAACCTGGTAACAAAGGAGTTTTCACATGA